ACATTACAATGAATGCAATTCACATATGAGCACCCCTGGTTGAAGTCATGTAAACATAAACACGACATTTTACTATCATAACCTGCTAAAACTAAACTTCTATCCTGAAATACTTTGGAATCTCCCTTCCCTTGTATGTCAGGATAAtcctatctaaaaaaattagtgaATCTTCAACAGAGATACTATTGTTGACCAACAAATTGCTACTAAAGAAACattaaaatacaaacaaaaaggtataaaaaatttaattttactcATCAAAAAAGggtataaaaaaacaaatttctatGTATGAAACCAGCGCTCCTCAAATCTTTTAAGTTATTGGCAAAGACCCATATAACAAGTcgaaatgtcaaatttattctgcttttcaaaattaaccaaaataaaatatttaacaatttagCAATTACtcaaatatttttacataatCATACTATTTATATTTCTTGTCAACCGGCCTGCAATTTTACAAGAAGGAGCATAGTTTACTAGCCCCACATTAAGGAAAATAGTCTCCCAAAAATTGCAAATAGATAATTTGGTCAAGAAAGAACTTTGCAAAAGATAGACTGAATTAATTACTgtgcatacaaaatttcaaaaggtGGTAGACACAGTAATAAGAGAATGGTCATAAACCCCTTCAAGGCAAAAGCCattatacaaaaatttaatattatttaccTCATCCCTGACAATTTGCCACCTTACAAAAGGTGTCAATTGCATATGAAGATCCTCTCCATTTGAAATGGATTCATTTCATGGTTTAGATTAAATATTACGTATCTAGtgcacatcatttaaaattttgaatgacaTGACATTATTTACATTGTTGATTCAAGAATTAAAATCTTAACCGTGAAATGGACCCTCTCTTTATTTCacttgaaatggagaggatcctaTTCCGTCAATTGCCTACATGAGTtaacagacaaaaaaaaaaaaaaaaaacaaagtagaCAACTTTTAAAATACCCTTTCTTACTAAATTTAAAATGTCCACAATTTAACCAAGTACTGAACTAAAAATTAGATAGGAGATCTAAAATAACATTATCATACCTTAGCAGCAACACCAAACTTTGCACAGTCAATAGCTATGCGTGTTGCTCTACCAATGCTCTCCTTTGTCCTTGTCAAAGTTCCAAGCTGTCCTTCAAAGGATGATAGAGCAACAGGTGCTTCCCCATGTCTGCCtatagattttggtttttgagtTACTGCTGattcaagtttttcttcttcatcaacaaGTGGAGCAAAAGAGGTTTTCTTGTGGTGTAAATGCACATCAGGACTACAGCTGCCATTATTTTGAACAATATTACTACTATCTGAAGTAGACATGTGGCAGTTTGAGGTGTGAGTTGGAGATGCCTGAGCAAGAGAATCTCCTGCATCGGTTAGAGATGGACTTGACCTGATGACAGAGATATCCTTTTCACCAAGGTGATCATCAGAAAAAGAATTCGAACTTGGACCCTCTGGTGTATGATAATGTTTGACCTCTTTCACAACCTCAcacctaaaacaaaaatagtataATAGTAATGAACAATTAGTACAGAACATACTATAAATTAAGTTATAAGAATGAGGAAGAAACAAAGGGTTCAGATAGCCTTTTAAAAGTTGTTACACGTTACATACTACTAAAACTGtccacttaaaattttcattttccaagAAGTTTAACAATCAATTCTCAActattcattttctattttttctcacTGTTGTCCCCTGACAATTGAGGCCACAGTGGAGGACAACCTGCTTTATGATTATGGCAAGAGTCCGCAtggatataagaaaaagaaactgcAAGGATTCAACCTTTGTGGGTTAGTAGCACAAGATAGTATCTATTATATTGTTGCAAAGCTGCAGTAAAGTATTAAAAGTGTGCTTACATGCCGTTTACTTTGCTTTTTTCCTCCACTGAAGGCATCAACAAACACATGTTATCCTCGCAACCAGTATCATCTGCAATGTACCGATGCATAATGGTATCATTTCTAGGTGACACTTTATGACTCTCATTAGGACAGGAGGCAGGACGGGAACTCATCCCCATTTTATCTGTATTATCAACTTCTTTATCAGAAATTTCAGCTTTACAATTGGTCAATTCAACATTTTCAACATCTCCTTCATCCTTTGGAGGCAACAAAGGATCAATTGAAGTCCCATTAAAACAGAGGTTAGCCTGTCTTTCATCAAGACTAGGAGATACATATGATGCACTTTGAGTTGGGTCTGCAGTTCTAACAGCGCGACTATCAAAAGAACCACTAATATCTTTGCCATCAACATCATCCCTAGCATCAGGGAAGACATCCTCGGAAAATTCATGCTTTGGGATCTCTGAAAATTCAACTGGTTGATTGCACAAGTCCACCTCCATTGACAATTTACAATTTTCCTCTGAGATTATTGGGCTTTGACTTGTAGAAAATCCAGAACCACATACCTGAGAAGAAATATTGCCAAGAGAACCCATACTCGGCAGTCCCAGACAAGTCCTTGCTTTGCTTTCCACAGCCACATGAGGGCTTCCTTTCATTGGAGAAATACAACATCCACTAACTACAGTTTTCAAGGTTGGTGATGCTTCATTACATGCTTGACCTTCTTCAGCAGCATTAGCTGACATAGCTTCCAGAGCACGATGAAGGCGTTTAGACGGAGGTAAAGCTGCTTCACCATCCATTGAGCAGCCAAATGATTGATCTTTCTTAACTTTCCAAGGCTGAGGTCTATTCATTGAGACTTGAGTGCAATGCTTGGAAGGTGACAATACATTATCCAGAGCTCCATTCACTACAAGTGAGTTTCTGTCTGTAACACTATCATCATCATGTTTTTCATGCATGCTGATCTGCTCTGATGGATTAACTGTAGATTCCTTTATGGTTCTCTCTTCTGTCTGTGAAGAGCTATTGAATTCCTCCTCTGCAGATGATGATTTTCCCATTCGCACCCTTGCTCGTTTCACCAATGGCAGGTGCTCATCTCCATCTTCCTTCAAGCATCTCTCATTCATCTTTTCAAAATCTCTTTGTGAATTTATACTAGTATTCTGCACCCCAGCCTCCAAACCCATCTCCTTGTCCAATGTGGCAGGAGGCACAGCTGAATCATTAGTCACTCGCTTTCTGCTtggtttccttttcttcttgatgACAATAGCCTTTATTTCGAGATCAAGCCCTTTGCTTAACTCAACATCTCCATCCAAACATTCAACAACAGTATCAGAGTGCTCAAGTTTACAACCAGACTCGATCGTGCTGCCTTCATTTAGACTAAAGGTGTCAGAATCAGCTGTGGCAATTTCAGAACTATTTTCTTCAACACTGCCATTTGAAACGAAAGCAGCAGAATCAACATCATCCGACTCAGATGCATCAGGTGACTTCCTGATTTGCTTATTCCTTCTTAAAGAACCCTCCCGAACTACATTGGCTGATTTGTCTCCAGCATTATTGCCACCATCATTGCATGACATTGTGAAGGTTCGTGATCTACGGGTTTCCAACCTTGATGAACTTCTAGACCTTTGAGCCTTTCTATAAGTGGCACAGCTCTGTGGCTGTATGAGACTGGATCTTTTTTTTGAAGAGTAAGTAGTTAGCAAAGGTGTTGCTGTAACCGCTGCAGTATCAATAGATTCCTCCCCTAAGGCCTCTTTATCAAGCAAGGCATCGGCAGGTGCTGCAGCTAAGGCATCCTCAACAAGAACACCAGAGTCATTTTTATCTGTTGTGGTAAATGAAGTTTTTAACTGGgaattttgatttatttcagGAGTTTCTGTCTGATCATTCAATTCGACGTTGGCTGCTAAGTCAGCTGAATTCCCACCCTTTGCAGGTGCAACCTCATCAGCAGAGTTTAAACCGTTGACTAGATCCTGTTTCTTTAATTTCTCATAGCTATCGATAATCTCCTGGACAGCACGTAGAAAATCAGCACTCCTGCCATTACGTTTGACCAGAAGAGATTGTTTCTTCTCTTCAGTAAATGCTTCAACATCAGCAGGATTGCAGAAGCCTCTGAATGACAAG
The sequence above is drawn from the Quercus lobata isolate SW786 chromosome 12, ValleyOak3.0 Primary Assembly, whole genome shotgun sequence genome and encodes:
- the LOC115971546 gene encoding protein HUA2-LIKE 3-like; amino-acid sequence: MAPSRRKGSSKAAAAAAARRQWKVGDLVLAKVKGFPAWPAKVGEPQSLGFAADWKKVVVHFFGTKPEQIGFCNPADVEAFTEEKKQSLLVKRNGRSADFLRAVQEIIDSYEKLKKQDLVNGLNSADEVAPAKGGNSADLAANVELNDQTETPEINQNSQLKTSFTTTDKNDSGVLVEDALAAAPADALLDKEALGEESIDTAAVTATPLLTTYSSKKRSSLIQPQSCATYRKAQRSRSSSRLETRRSRTFTMSCNDGGNNAGDKSANVVREGSLRRNKQIRKSPDASESDDVDSAAFVSNGSVEENSSEIATADSDTFSLNEGSTIESGCKLEHSDTVVECLDGDVELSKGLDLEIKAIVIKKKRKPSRKRVTNDSAVPPATLDKEMGLEAGVQNTSINSQRDFEKMNERCLKEDGDEHLPLVKRARVRMGKSSSAEEEFNSSSQTEERTIKESTVNPSEQISMHEKHDDDSVTDRNSLVVNGALDNVLSPSKHCTQVSMNRPQPWKVKKDQSFGCSMDGEAALPPSKRLHRALEAMSANAAEEGQACNEASPTLKTVVSGCCISPMKGSPHVAVESKARTCLGLPSMGSLGNISSQVCGSGFSTSQSPIISEENCKLSMEVDLCNQPVEFSEIPKHEFSEDVFPDARDDVDGKDISGSFDSRAVRTADPTQSASYVSPSLDERQANLCFNGTSIDPLLPPKDEGDVENVELTNCKAEISDKEVDNTDKMGMSSRPASCPNESHKVSPRNDTIMHRYIADDTGCEDNMCLLMPSVEEKSKVNGMCEVVKEVKHYHTPEGPSSNSFSDDHLGEKDISVIRSSPSLTDAGDSLAQASPTHTSNCHMSTSDSSNIVQNNGSCSPDVHLHHKKTSFAPLVDEEEKLESAVTQKPKSIGRHGEAPVALSSFEGQLGTLTRTKESIGRATRIAIDCAKFGVAAKVVEILVRNLETESSLHRRVDLFFLVDSITQCSRSLKGDVGGIYPSAIQAVLPRLLSAAAPPGSTGHENRKQCLRVLRLWLERRILPESVVRHHMRELDSLSGSSSAGPYARRSARTERALDDPVREMEGMLVDEYGSNSSLQLPGFCMPRMLKDDDDGSDSDGESFEAVTPEHNSEAREEHESIPSIEKHRHILEDVDGELEMEDVAPSCEVETSSSFHVTEVNAIQTSNNQCEQHVPLSFAPPLPQDVPPSSPPLPSSPPPPPPPPPPVPSAMSDSYANGVDKHNMRDNIVQSVTQEPVAQRVDQTIRYGSPEWRDPSTQMAESASCSFSNFSGQAVNNGRQTNGATLHNKNYGLRPPHPAPSNQFSYFHGDQRVRPHRDAPPPSYSNRFHFGQNVDRENSFNNHERMKPPPYEHHDQWRFPAPPFSGPRYPDKGRTSYTPSPYVGPPCEPTRLPGQGWRFPPRTMNHRNAIPYRPPFEGPIPVAGRGPSFWQPR